The following coding sequences lie in one Fusarium poae strain DAOMC 252244 chromosome 1, whole genome shotgun sequence genomic window:
- a CDS encoding hypothetical protein (TransMembrane:1 (o183-206i)): MQCISAERSIGFCSTVEASERVVERAYAICNGRPNAARPTHLTITATLVLDPSGRGVVTFPPVITSTTALSLETSSTTQSLPTTLVIDTSSPPVIPRPTTRTKIRSTTKEDVSTDSLDETTSATDIISISEPPFTRSTTFETTKSSSTITSETETTTEVSGGAGGTSKDDESDDSDNLSTEQIAGISVGVLAAVGVAVGAIVLARYCRRRKYPHIKTGFLPMRDTWGYKADRSDNGGHNSWMVHQLRPDLDPGTQAPPPPVYNRANSRPENIGVALSPPSSNRNTVNSSPLRRLSKLLPSKPTLPHTSSEPTSEKPLPPIKPELEENGQPDRGASPQLPQPALTAAAVAASPPRSRPMPPKLHIPPAEIPAGGALGTNNRESNVTEFEEDRTSMSPNNVNTQVWRPPPTTPLSATTYYVADQYGNWILGNPKRASVIARGSQDSNGYQGGALKPVSKDDNSALGNMGQASARTLAPPAEIVPANAQNKPYGPRSQYSSPFFSSQSHPPRSASSRRSLTRPLARPREDSNSSSATTITTSTESSTSIPSVTLEQQVSLSPVAESPQSVRARQQQQQQQPQIPPRDPRRASQMGNPGDNVHARLAPPSRQIFYSPPGQPSPTLGMMQPPSAYNSARQQPGPQDTQTISNTGLETTSPTMRIVEPSPEPEDTTAELPAVNPDQIRASPFYFNPPYPQPLQARQQPQSQHRRSASGSQPQTYRPYQRPPSFQPSPREQQAAWQPIQRLHSHHHPQQRHQHQQQQGQHNVWHPTHRNPQSYQSSQQQPLQPYQRPPHSNIYLQQPHMYESFQTRQNQQPQPQRQGGYQSFQPYSAPQQTQIHPSQYQNYRPPHPTTTPLAHSGSQDSLLSKRVGSDRAADMTIGIDPASKSKWNRDDQNKTPPSYPMSPHWKPTLTPTRRGDDLVLNVQ; encoded by the exons ATGCAATGTATATCAGCTGAACGATCCATTGGATTCTGTTCGACAGTTGAAGCGAGTG AACGAGTCGTTGAGCGCGCGTATGCTATCTGTAATGGGAGACCGAATGCAGCACGCCCAACACATCTCACAATCACGGCAACGTTGGTTTTGGATCCTTCAGGAAGAGGAGTTGTAACTTTCCCTCCTGTGATCACATCGACTACTGCATTAAGCCTGGAGACCTCGAGTACTACACAGTCGCTACCAACAACCTTGGTGATTGATACATCATCGCCTCCTGTAATTCCAAGGCCAACGACGAGAACAAAGATTCGATCGACAACCAAGGAAGATGTCTCTACCGACTCACTAGACGAAACTACTTCTGCTACGGATATTATTTCGATTAGCGAGCCGCCGTTCACCAGATCTACAACTTTCGAAACCACAAAGTCTTCTTCCACTATCACTTCAGAGACCGAGACCACCACAGAGGTATCGGGCGGCGCTGGCGGTACgagcaaagacgatgagagTGACGATTCCGACAATCTCTCCACAGAGCAGATCGCTGGTATATCAGTAGGAGTTCTTGCCGCTGTTGGAGTGGCAGTGGGGGCTATTGTTCTGGCAAGATACTGTCGGCGAAGAAAGTATCCTCATATCAAGACTGGCTTTCTTCCTATGAGGGATACATGGGGTTATAAAGCAGATCGATCTGACAATGGCGGACACAACTCTTGGATGGTTCACCAACTTCGTCCCGATTTGGACCCTGGAACTCAAGCACCGCCACCTCCTGTGTACAACAGAGCGAATTCCAGGCCAGAGAATATTGGTGTTGCGTTATCGCCCCCTTCTTCGAACCGAAACACGGTGAATTCTTCTCCCCTCAGAAGACTATCGAAATTACTCCCTTCAAAGCCAACCTTGCCGCACACATCTTCTGAACCCACTAGCGAAAAGCCCCTACCTCCTATCAAGCCAGAATTGGAAGAGAATGGACAACCAGATCGAGGGGCGAGCCCTCAACTTCCGCAGCCAGCACTAACTGCTGCCGCTGTTGCTGCTTCACCACCTAGATCCCGACCAATGCCACCAAAGCTGCATATTCCTCCGGCTGAGATACCTGCGGGAGGAGCTCTGGGAACAAACAACCGTGAAAGCAACGTAACCGAGTTCGAAGAGGACCGTACGTCAATGTCTCCTAACAATGTCAATACACAGGTCTGGAGACCCCCACCAACGACTCCTCTATCAGCTACCACCTACTATGTTGCTGATCAGTACGGTAACTGGATTCTTGGTAATCCAAAACGTGCCTCTGTGATAGCGCGAGGGTCACAGGATTCCAATGGATATCAGGGAGGCGCCCTAAAGCCAGTATCAAAAGATGATAACAGCGCTCTTGGCAACATGGGACAAGCCAGTGCCCGAACACTTGCTCCTCCAGCAGAGATTGTTCCTGCAAATGCCCAGAACAAGCCGTACGGACCGCGCTCACAGTACTCTTcacccttcttctcatcacaATCTCACCCGCCACGCAGTGCTTCTTCTCGTCGCTCGCTTACCAGGCCATTGGCTCGCCCACGTGAAGATTCCAATAGTAGTAGTGCCACAACCATTACTACATCAACCGAGTCTTCTACGAGCATCCCATCCGTGACACTTGAGCAGCAAGTCAGCCTCTCTCCCGTTGCCGAGTCTCCTCAATCTGTGCGAGCtcgccagcagcagcaacaacagcagcctcAGATACCGCCCCGAGATCCTCGGCGGGCGAGCCAGATGGGCAACCCGGGTGATAATGTCCATGCAAGATTGGCCCCTCCTTCGCGGCAGATATTCTACAGTCCTCCTGGTCAGCCAAGTCCAACCTTGGGTATGATGCAACCCCCTTCTGCATACAACTCTGCACGACAGCAGCCGGGTCCCCAGGACACTCAAACTATCTCGAATACAGGACTCGAGACAACTTCTCCAACAATGCGTATCGTTGAACCATCTCCTGAGCCAGAGGATACCACCGCAGAGCTACCCGCTGTCAACCCAGACCAGATTCGGGCCTCTCCCTTTTACTTCAACCCGCCGTACCCTCAACCTCTCCAAGCTCGTCAACAGCCACAATCACAACACCGTCGTTCTGCTTCAGGATCTCAACCTCAAACATACCGACCTTATCAAAGGCCCCCTTCTTTTCAACCATCTCCCCGTGAGCAACAAGCAGCTTGGCAGCCTATCCAGCGCCTGCACTCTCATCACCACCCCCAACAACGTCACCaacatcagcagcagcaggggCAGCACAACGTGTGGCATCCCACACACCGAAACCCTCAATCGTACCAATCTTCCCAACAGCAACCTCTGCAACCATACCAGCGTCCACCGCATTCAAACATCTACCTACAACAACCTCATATGTACGAATCATTCCAAACACGACAAAATCAACAGCCCCAACCCCAAAGACAAGGAGGCTACCAATCATTTCAACCGTATTCTGCACCACAACAGACCCAAATCCATCCTTCGCAGTATCAAAACTACCGTCCTCCTCACCCAACAACCACGCCACTTGCACACTCTGGGAGCCAGGATTCACTTCTTTCCAAGCGTGTCGGTTCGGATCGCGCTGCTGATATGACAATCGGCATAGATCCCGCCAGTAAATCAAAGTGGAATCGTGACGACCAAAACAAGACACCTCCAAGCTATCCTATGTCACCTCATTGGAAGCCAACATTAACGCCTACGCGACGAGGAGACGACCTAGTTCTGAATGTGCAGTAA
- the SNF7 gene encoding ESCRT-III subunit protein snf7 (BUSCO:52932at5125), with product MWGWFGGAAAQKRKDTPKNAILGLRAQLDMLQKRERHLQNQIDEQDGIARKNVSTNKNAAKAALRRKKTHEHSLDQTVSQIGTLEQQINAIESANINKETLAAMSDANAAMKHIHKGLTADKVDAIMDELREQNAMSDEIVNAITQTPMGDAIDDDELENELDELQQEQLDEQMLKTGTVPVSDAVHKLPTPASAEPVSSKKQAVEEDDEEAELRKLQAEMAM from the exons ATGTGGGGTTGGTTCGGTGGCGCCGCGGCCCAGAAGCGCAAGGATACTCCCAAGAATGCGATCCTCGGTCTGCGAGCGCAGCTTGATATGCTGCAGAAGCGCGAGAGACATCTCCAGAACCAGATAGATGAGCAGGATGGTATCGCACGCAAGAACGTGAGCACAAACAAGAATG CGGCCAAGGCGGCCTTGAGGCGCAAGAAGACACATGAGCACTCGCTCGACCAAACCGTTTCGCAAATTGGTACTTTGGAGCAGCAGATCAACGCCATCGAGTCggccaacatcaacaaggaGACACTGGCCGCCATGAGCGACGCCAACGCGGCAATGAAACATATTCACAAGGGTCTTACAGCGGATAAGGTGGACGCCATAAT GGACGAGTTGCGAGAGCAAAACGCCATGAGCGACGAGATTGTCAACGCCATTACCCAAACCCCAATGGGCGACGCCATCGATGACGATGAGTTGGAGAACGAGCTGGATGAGCTACAACAGGAGCAGCTTGATGAGCAGATGCTCAAGACAGGCACCGTCCCTGTGTCGGATGCCGTGCATAAACTGCCCACGCCAGCTTCTGCAGAGC CTGTATCAAGCAAGAAGCAGGCTGTGGAGGAGGACGATGAGGAAGCTGAGCTTCGGAAACTACAGGCCGAGATGGCCATGTGA
- a CDS encoding hypothetical protein (TransMembrane:12 (i783-812o818-837i849-866o878-897i937-961o967-987i1048-1072o1084-1102i1133-1153o1159-1179i1222-1243o1255-1278i)) — protein MQMPLLHTRYRPLRIIWSPRPFYPAANDTRRLSLLSTREPRRPVRITAQLLRQRLPQWLLKLKELSMNNRVYYNEFSLSTTDSVQVRRLGHLPDLAQPITALLSVGRAFSLHLWCSLVSYRLLITLRGYQNVAEDLAIQALAKTVSIDNPASPQPLLEQDLQNGGSDLSTGNLAPATHNSPSTFPSSENDIQDSAMFSTIIGHTRGLLPHRESQGQAVARVDDFDHTPPPSGRPSVDIPRKQDKGERITSQQLLHKPSQIDSTIAIKEQSTSIFSKPILGMSSTTSIEVLSPLSGLTHHKPSSSKNETATDSVRIGLQDETRIQPLPNQTPLDKSGTLLVEDLNQEDQEQPVPHTDTQGHADGLPSWNFRPILSRHSPKDDETRLHRRSTSISPGSQEAKTGVCAENQSLIVGIPEVQLDNPHDCHDNLRDSDAQISSSVEDCEPPIVYAQPSGRSRSLGSMMNYLWKTNWLKRLSQLSGSLDPMLPGILFRTKLVRADDRRPSEPVLPSSQVPHKLSSWSPLPGEPDHRADGLLFDRTFSDLERLVDEALSLALEAADRSETAIHDDQSPLSEVGQFDLLAEPNTSPATQENTEVVTEYEDSQNRHGKPQYRRAATYTAVPMRPRLADIVESYSGTYQELRSRTHIDRTREESFSRQTPRSISSRSPSNAAKTGPKRKSITLEDLLNTVISLKPDAKRQDTEHKIQKCASSISLPSGVGSGTGQDALPDHGISGRRLHYEHGINLRKRSHVSLRDTRGFNLPKSYIRQPIARDWSPVRKRSVASIACLSTALIGVLLGIYTGLVPSIQYYIVDQSHVAVHGNTGCFLALALPSFFFWPLPLLHGRKPYIMSSLIIAMPLLFPQAIAVSNQRLTNTTYWRAMLLVCRTLMGGSLGFASMNFHSVLTDLFGASLMCRHPHQEIVDQFDARRHGGGMGIWLGIWTWCWIGSLGVGFLIGAAIIDRHPPAWGFYVSIILIAVVLILNVICPEVRRSAFRRSIAEVRTGGSISRRLARGEVMMHRVKTGPKWWGQEAYHGVRLSLEMLEQPGFAVMAIYVSWIYAQIVLVIILMGSLVSRFYRLRSPYVGLHVVAVAVGALLAIPFQKASIFSRSRRREGKSNRETIGKKVAWSSHLIRRAIFTISLPIGAACYAAVSSGPPISSIVPAFFALCMGFLSCLAISECNGLIMETFDTSDLSPGMIGHHRDLSGQDHRRTNYSSFPRITAGFAVIHSLSYILAAGSTALGGHVTRKLGQQVATTVVAGILFLLTVLLLLVLIRFKNVLIIPRSKSEEMEKLTQARRQSSKRRATMPNDIRALIEEDHAWRPAMTGNPMGKNRRMNVLEMGNLTRWEDIRRRNRLIDSGVHINRETLDHGLEALDAALETHVDDMRQNAQGFFRRGSLRRHGSRLRRSNQSRSSEQTFHDLELDTFDPIGTTSESSQQPRQFAERDCVMGQVIKEEDKVENQAAASSSRKDV, from the exons GCCATTCAAGCTTTAGCCAAAACTGTTTCTATTGATAATCCCGCTTCTCCGCAACCTTTGTTGGAACAAGATCTCCAGAACGGCGGGTCTGATTTATCGACGGGCAATCTCGCCCCTGCTACTCACAACTCGCCATCGACATTTCCTTCATCCGAAAACGATATCCAAGACTCTGCAATGTTTTCCACAATTATTGGCCACACTCGTGGCCTTCTGCCTCATAGAGAGTCTCAAGGACAAGCCGTAGCCAGAGTCGACGATTTCGATCACACGCCTCCTCCCAGTGGACGGCCATCCGTGGACATTCCAAGAAAGCAGGATAAGGGGGAACGTATCACATCTCAACAACTACTTCACAAACCATCCCAGATCGACAGCACTATTGCTATTAAAGAACAATCTACTTCGATCTTCTCGAAACCTATCTTGGGTATGTCGAGTACGACATCGATCGAGGTGCTCAGCCCTTTATCTGGTCTTACACACCACAAGCCCTCTTCATCTAAAAATGAAACTGCCACGGATAGTGTGCGTATAGGATTACAGGATGAGACACGAATCCAACCATTGCCAAACCAAACACCACTTGAC AAATCTGGCACTCTTCTGGTGGAAGACTTGAACCAAGAGGATCAAGAACAACCAGTCCCTCACACAGACACTCAAGGTCATGCTGACGGGCTCCCATCTTGGAATTTTCGGCCCATTCTTTCTCGACATTCTCCTAAGGATGATGAGACTCGACTCCACAGAAGATCTA CCTCCATAAGTCCTGGTAGCCAGGAAGCTAAAACAGGAGTATGCGCTGAAAACCAATCACTCATTGTCGGAATACCAGAAGTCCAGCTGGACAATCCGCACGACTGCCACGATAATCTCCGCGACTCGGATGCGCAAATATCCTCATCAGTTGAAGACTGTGAACCGCCGATCGTATATGCGCAACCATCAGGCCGAAGCCGATCTTTGGGGTCGATGATGAATTATTTATGGAAAACCAACTGGCTAAAACGTTTGTCACAGCTAAGCGGATCTCTCGATCCCATGCTTCCAGGGATATTATTTCGAACAAAGTTGGTTAGAGCTGATGATAGACGTCCGTCTGAACCCGTACTGCCGAGCAGTCAAGTTCCGCATAAGCTATCATCTTGGTCTCCCTTACCTGGTGAGCCAGATCATCGTGCTGATGGCCTTTTGTTCGACCGTACTTTCAGTGATCTCGAAAGGCTTGTTGACGAGGCCCTCTCACTTGCATTAGAGGCAGCAGACCGGTCAGAGACTGCGATTCACGACGACCAAAGTCCTCTTTCCGAAGTAGGGCAATTCGATCTGCTTGCTGAGCCGAACACATCCCCTGCCACCCAAGAAAACACCGAAGTGGTTACAGAATACGAAGATAGTCAAAACCGCCATGGGAAGCCACAATATAGACGTGCTGCCACTTACACAGCCGTTCCGATGCGTCCACGCTTAGCTGATATCGTCGAGAGTTATTCGGGAACGTATCAGGAGCTTCGGTCAAGAACCCACATCGACCGTACGCGCGAGGAAAGCTTCTCAAGGCAAACACCGCGTAGTATTTCATCTCGGTCACCCAGTAACGCAGCAAAGACAGGACCCAAACGCAAATCTATTACACTAGAGGATCTCCTCAACACTGTTATTTCTCTCAAACCTGACGCCAAGAGACAAGACACTGAACACAAAATTCAAAAGTGTGCTTCATCCATCAGCCTCCCATCGGGCGTTGGAAGCGGAACCGGACAGGATGCCCTGCCAGATCACGGCATTTCTGGTAGGAGGTTACACTATGAACATGGGATTAACCTACGAAAGAGATCACATGTCAGTCTACGTGATACACGCGGATTTAATCTTCCAAAGTCATACATAAGGCAGCCAATTGCGAGAGACTGGTCACCTGTTCGGAAGCGTTCTGTTGCTTCTATCGCTTGCTTGAGTACAGCCCTCATTGGGGTACTCCTTGGAATCTATACGGGTCTGGTGCCTTCAATCCAATACTATATCGTGGATCAATCGCATGTTGCTGTTCATGGCAACACTGGCTGTTTCTTGGCTCTCGCTTTGCCTTCGTTCTTTTTCTGGCCATTGCCTCTACTTCACGGTCGAAAACCATACATCATGTCCAGCCTCATCATTGCAATGCCTTTACTTTTCCCCCAAGCCATCGCTGTCAGTAATCAAAGATTGACCAACACGACCTACTGGCGGGCTATGCTTTTGGTCTGTCGTACGCTAATGGGTGGCTCATTGGGGTTTGCCAGCATGAACTTTCACTCAGTTCTGACAGACCTGTTTGGGGCATCCCTGATGTGTAGACACCCCCATCAAGAGATCGTTGACCAGTTTGACGCGAGGAGACATGGGGGTGGTATGGGTATTTGGCTTGGAATCTGGACCTGGTGTTGGATCGGATCCCTCGGTGTTGGATTTCTCATCGGTGCCGCCATTATTGACAGGCATCCCCCGGCCTGGGGATTCTATGTCAGCATCATATTGATTGCCGTGGTGTTGATCCTAAATGTAATATGCCCTGAAGTACGAAGGTCTGCATTCCGAAGATCCATTGCAGAAGTCCGAACCGGAGGGAGCATTTCACGCCGTTTAGCCCGAGGAGAAGTCATGATGCATCGAGTCAAGACAGGTCCCAAGTGGTGGGGTCAGGAGGCATATCATGGGGTTCGCTTATCCCTGGAGATGCTTGAGCAACCAGGTTTTGCCGTCATGGCGATTTACGTCTCCTGGATATATGCGCAGATTGTCCTTGTCATCATCTTGATGGGCTCACTTGTTTCTCGGTTCTACCGCTTGCGATCACCATACGTAGGTCTCCATGTCGTCGCCGTGGCTGTCGGCGCTCTGCTTGCAATCCCTTTTCAAAAGGCCAGTATTTTCTCGAGGTCTCGCCGTCGAGAAGGCAAGTCAAATCGAGAGACTATCGGCAAAAAGGTTGCATGGTCATCGCATCTCATCCGACGAGCCATCTTCACGATATCTTTGCCCATCGGTGCTGCCTGTTATGCTGCAGTCTCTTCTGGTCCACCGATCAGTTCTATTGTGCCAGCTTTCTTTGCTCTATGTATGGGCTTCTTGTCGTGTCTTGCAATTTCTGAATGCAATGGCCTCATCATGGAAACGTTCGATACGTCAGACCTATCTCCAGGCATGATTGGTCACCACCGTGATCTATCGGGCCAAGACCATCGGAGGACCAACTACTCGTCTTTTCCAAGAATAACTGCAGGTTTTGCTGTAATACACTCCCTCTCATATATCCTAGCAGCAGGCTCAACTGCTCTAGGCGGTCATGTGACCCGAAAGCTTGGGCAACAAGTCGCAACAACCGTCGTTGCGGGCATCCTCTTCTTGTTGACTGTCCTGTTACTACTCGTACTCATCAGGTTCAAGAATGTACTCATCATACCTCGATCAAAGTCCGAAGAGATGGAGAAGCTGACTCAGGCTCGGCGACAATCTTCCAAACGCCGGGCCACTATGCCCAACGACATACGTGCTTTAATAGAGGAGGATCACGCTTGGAGACCTGCAATGACGGGCAACCCAATGGGCAAAAACCGTCGGATGAATGTTCTCGAAATGGGGAACTTGACAAGATGGGAAGACATTCGAAGGAGAAACAGGCTCATAGATTCAGGTGTACATATCAACCGTGAAACACTAGATCATGGACTGGAGGCTTTGGATGCTGCTTTAGAAACCCATGTTGACGATATGCGACAGAATGCCCAGGGATTTTTCAGGCGAGGAAGTTTGAGAAGACATGGAAGCCGCCTGCGACGCAGCAACCAAAGCAGAAGCAGTGAACAAACTTTCCATGACCTAGAGTTGGATACGTTTGATCCTATCGGGACAACAAGCGAGTCATCTCAGCAGCCACGACAGTTTGCTGAAAGGGACTGCGTGATGGGTCAAGTGATCAAAGAGGAGGACAAAGTTGAGAATCAAGCGGCGGCAAGCAGCTCCCGGAAGGATGTCTGA